One window of Nymphaea colorata isolate Beijing-Zhang1983 chromosome 11, ASM883128v2, whole genome shotgun sequence genomic DNA carries:
- the LOC116263558 gene encoding peptidyl-prolyl cis-trans isomerase FKBP53-like encodes MVPYGINIWAILQVASEQIQVKSEDSIDDEQPGKVNDGSKLPKRQPCPAAERKFLTLEDSSEDEDGLPISTGRRKIHSKVVETNENLDRQLREENVGEKPADDEKCHSAGSKRKSDAFALDKNQNKSVSNTLNLQKDSSEKGLENSRKSKKKKEKGMMKQGPGSGPVMPIYNASNDACNSQDQSGLEHGAEDVENGNTAVPKSAANRSVLEVEEVKKQKNKTKKKNTAETDQNIDTDQSKVASSGNKRELEEVAFLEDHAEGPPMKGARTFPNGMIMEAISMGKPNGKRASPE; translated from the exons ATGGTTCCTTATGGCATAAACATTTGGGCGATACTTCAAGTTGCTAGTGAGCAGATTCAAG TTAAAAGTGAAGATTCAATAGATGATGAACAACCTGGAAAGGTTAATGATGGATCCAAACTCCCGAAGCGTCAACCTTGTCCAGCTGCAGAGAGAAAATTCTTAACTTTAGAAGACTCTagtgaagatgaagatggtttGCCCATAAGTACTGGAAGGAGAAAAATACATTCCAAAGTTGTTGAAACTAATGAAAACCTAGATAGGCAGCTAAGAGAGGAAAATGTTGGAGAAAAACCAGCAGATGATGAAAAGTGCCATTCTGCAGGTTCAAAACGGAAGAGCGATGCTTTTGCGCTAGACAAAAATCAGAATAAGAGTGTATCTAATACACtgaattt GCAAAAAGATTCATCTGAAAAAGGTCTTGAAAATAGTaggaaatcaaagaagaaaaaagagaaagggatgATGAAACAGGGTCCTGGATCTGGGCCTGTCATGCCAATTTATAATGCATCTAACGATGCTTGTAATTCTCAAGATCAAAGTGGACTGGAGCATGGTGCTGAGGATGTTGAAAATGGTAACACTGCAGT TCCCAAGAGTGCAGCAAACCGCAGTGTTTTGGAAGTTGAAGAggttaagaaacagaagaataAAACGAAGAAAAAGAATACTGCTGAAACTGATCAAAACATAGATACCGACCAGTCCAAGGTGGCAAGCTCAGGTAATAAAAGAGAGTTGGAAGAGGTTGCATTCTTGGAAGATCATGCAGAGGGGCCACCTATGAAAGGAGCAAGAACCTTCCCAAATGGCATGATTATGGAAGCGATATCTATGGGTAAACCGAATGGAAAGCGAGCCTCCCCGGAATGA
- the LOC116264008 gene encoding peptidyl-prolyl cis-trans isomerase FKBP53-like, producing the protein MAFWGVQIRSGQPFTLQSANQNGRLHISQATLGDGSSPKKSILQCNVGKNAPVLLCSLLPDRLESCSLNLEFEEEEVVVFSVLGPRSIHLSGYHIVSSHTRDENDSDSYGENIDIESETDEESSYYDSEDECDDFIVDDDESLEFDTSPKHVSGVKIEEIIDDEEPEKVNDGSKLQNRRPCPTAERKFLTVEDSSEDEDGLFISTGRRKNLSKVVEANENLDRQLQEENVGERPANDEKCHSTCSKRRRDSSEKGLEHSRKSKKKKEKGMMKEDPGSGPDMPVDNASNNASNSQDQSGLEHGAGDGEHGNIAVSKSAVDCSILEVEEPKKKKKKKNSAETGQNIDTDQSKVASSGNKGELEEVPLLEDHADGPLRKEARTFPNGLIIEEISMGKPDGRRASPGMKVSVHYIGKLKKNGSIIDSSVGRKPFKFCLGIGEVIKGWDVGINGMRVGDKRRLTIPPSMGYGSTGTGKIPGNAWLVFDVELVNVR; encoded by the exons ATGGCTTTCTGGG GGGTGCAGATAAGATCCGGCCAGCCCTTCACCCTTCAATCTGCAAACCAGAACGGCAGGCTCCATATATCTCAG GCTACTTTGGGTGACGGTTCATCGCCAAAGAAGAGTATCCTCCAATGCAACGTTGGCAAGAACGCCCCCGTTCTTTTGTGCTCCTTGCTTCCGGATAGGTTGGAGTCATGCTCCTTGAATCTTGAGTTTGAAGAGGAGGAGGTTGTTGTGTTTTCTGTATTGGGTCCAAGGAGCATACACCTTTCCGGTTATCACATTGTTTCCAGCCATACTCGTGACGAGAACGATTC CGATTCTTATGGGGAAAACATTGACATTGAGAGTGAAACAGATGAAGAATCAAGCTATTATGACTCAGAAGATGAATGCGATGATTTtattgttgatgatgatgagtCTTTAGAATTTGACACATCACCTAAACATGTTAGTGGAG TTAAAATTGAAGAGATAATAGATGATGAAGAACCCGAAAAGGTTAATGATGGATCCAAACTCCAGAACCGTCGACCTTGTCCAACTGCAGAGAGAAAATTCTTAACTGTAGAAGACTCTagtgaagatgaagatggtttGTTCATAAGTACCGGAAGGAGAAAAAATCTTTCCAAAGTTGTTGAAGCTAATGAAAATCTAGATAGGCAGCTACAGGAGGAAAATGTTGGAGAAAGACCAGCAAATGATGAAAAGTGCCATTCTACTTGTTCAAAACG GAGAAGAGATTCATCTGAAAAAGGTCTTGAACATAGTaggaaatcaaagaagaaaaaagagaaagggatgATGAAGGAGGATCCTGGATCTGGACCTGACATGCCAGTTGATAATGCATCTAACAATGCTTCTAATTCTCAAGATCAAAGTGGACTAGAGCATGGTGCTGGGGATGGTGAACATGGTAACATTGCCGT TTCCAAGAGTGCAGTGGACTGCAGTATTTTGGAAGTTGAAGAgcctaagaaaaaaaagaagaaaaagaatagtgCTGAAACTGGTCAAAACATAGATACCGACCAGTCCAAGGTGGCAAGCTCAGGTAACAAAGGAGAGTTGGAAGAGGTTCCGTTGTTGGAAGACCATGCAGATGGGCCACTTAGAAAAGAAGCGAGAACCTTCCCAAATGGCTTGATTATTGAAGAGATATCTATGGGTAAACCAGATGGAAGGCGAGCCTCCCCCGGAATGAAG GTTTCTGTACACTACATTGGCAAGCTGAAGAAGAATGGGTCAATCATTGATTCCAGTGTGGGCCGGAAACCTTTTAAGTTCTGTCTAG GTATAGGTGAAGTTATCAAAGGATGGGATGTCGGAATAAATG GAATGCGAGTTGGAGATAAGAGGAGGCTAACCATCCCTCCATCCATGGG GTATGGAAGCACTGGAACTGGAAAAATACCAGGGAATGCTTGGCTGGTATTTGATGTTGAGTTGGTGAATGTTCGATGA